One genomic region from Xyrauchen texanus isolate HMW12.3.18 chromosome 4, RBS_HiC_50CHRs, whole genome shotgun sequence encodes:
- the LOC127640276 gene encoding alpha-1,2-mannosyltransferase ALG9-like, whose translation MSRPGHVWAPEGSTAFKCLVSARFCAGLLSNISDCDETYNYWEPTHYLLYRTGMQTWEYSPAYAIPSYAYLWLHTLPACFPAKILQTNKVLVFYFLCGMLAFTCCVCELYFYNLPPQYLLYVQHRGSHDWLVPGAPQSGCFGYCSWSHIGLALQCPAGHTHCL comes from the exons ATGA GTCGTCCAGGGCATGTGTGGGCTCCTGAGGGTTCCACAGCCTTCAAGTGCCTGGTCTCGGCTCGCTTCTGTGCGGGGTTACTCAGTAACATCTCTGACTGTGATGAAACCTACAATTACTGGGAACCA ACTCACTACCTGCTGTACAGAACAGGGATGCAGACATGGGAGTATTCTCCAGCCTACGCTATTCCTTCCTACGCATATCTGTGGCTCCATACCCTTCCTGCCTGCTTTCCTGCCAAAATATTACAAACCAACAAG GTCCTTGTGTTTTACTTCCTGTGTGGCATGCTAGCGTttacatgttgtgtgtgtgagctctACTTCTACAA cctTCCTCCCCAGTACCTTTTGTATGTACAGCACCGTGGTAGCCATGACTGGCTGGTTCCAGGGGCGCCCCAGTCTGGCTGTTTTGGGTATTGCAGCTGGAGCCATATTGGGCTGGCCCTTCAGTGTCCAGCTGGG CACACCCATTGCCTTTGA